A stretch of the Archangium violaceum genome encodes the following:
- the sitA5 gene encoding SitA5 family polymorphic toxin yields the protein MSTRLVDARPAGAWWWPRLGGWALIVLFLHSACATGIPGERTTRAPERGVESVRVYALDFMDPGAVSTRPVPISKGEFQRAVQRLSRDVSLTGSPREAARELLRLSHQSQQDVETVTLEGLWLLEGYRDRTYTFVPLSQTGPVSLEPEADEALKAKYLKWCERRGGDDCLGLLEDGPYLRTDDRRTLALALAFGSVLEETREALARELLDVRVLVSMVVWTASLYCLMWAVPEPTTKALAAGLTVILVGWLGLDTVWGLMDGWSRMANAAYEATTFEELRAAGEEYGKVLGADAARAMILAVTALSGHTLRKVAARVRSLPGYGLAGAQWEAQGGAAVLEHGRELEMAGVREGALAVAVESVETVAMSPRGPLAVMMLKKGAGGGAGAARGGRGFATVMRHRGGNQQVELANGQRWHLPRGKSVTDIPAEDKVGDQLQEAVTKAAKEWGPDKLSRDESNAIKKAQDEGRYWLARLLDREARGRYVQAKVRDQFGHLYDFNLSKGVDVIDPATSYQYEILSGTESNMARHGRRMAGRFFRMLTF from the coding sequence GTGTCCACTCGTCTCGTTGACGCGCGCCCGGCGGGCGCCTGGTGGTGGCCCCGATTGGGTGGCTGGGCCCTCATCGTCCTTTTCCTTCATTCCGCCTGCGCTACGGGCATCCCCGGAGAGCGAACGACGCGTGCGCCGGAGCGAGGCGTCGAGTCAGTCAGGGTGTATGCCTTGGACTTCATGGATCCGGGCGCCGTCTCCACGCGACCGGTACCCATCAGCAAGGGTGAATTCCAGCGTGCCGTCCAGAGGCTCTCACGCGATGTGTCGCTGACGGGGAGTCCTCGGGAGGCCGCCCGTGAGTTGCTGAGGCTGTCGCACCAGTCACAACAGGACGTCGAGACCGTCACCCTGGAGGGATTGTGGCTTCTCGAGGGATACCGTGATCGCACCTACACCTTCGTGCCCCTGAGCCAGACGGGACCGGTGTCCCTCGAGCCCGAGGCGGATGAAGCCCTGAAGGCGAAATACCTGAAGTGGTGCGAGCGCCGGGGTGGAGACGATTGCCTGGGTCTGCTGGAGGATGGGCCCTATCTGCGGACGGACGACCGCCGGACGCTGGCTTTGGCACTGGCCTTCGGCTCGGTGCTCGAAGAGACGCGCGAGGCTCTGGCTCGCGAGCTGTTGGATGTGCGAGTACTCGTATCCATGGTCGTCTGGACGGCAAGCCTGTATTGCCTGATGTGGGCGGTGCCGGAGCCCACCACGAAGGCCCTGGCAGCGGGCCTCACGGTGATTCTGGTGGGTTGGCTGGGGCTGGATACGGTGTGGGGGCTGATGGACGGGTGGAGCCGCATGGCCAATGCGGCCTACGAGGCAACTACCTTCGAGGAATTGCGCGCGGCGGGCGAGGAGTACGGCAAGGTGCTGGGGGCGGATGCGGCCCGAGCGATGATTCTCGCGGTGACCGCGTTGTCGGGGCACACGCTGAGGAAAGTGGCGGCCAGGGTGCGCTCACTGCCCGGCTACGGTCTCGCGGGAGCTCAGTGGGAGGCACAGGGTGGGGCCGCCGTCCTGGAGCATGGGCGGGAACTGGAGATGGCCGGGGTCCGGGAGGGAGCACTCGCCGTAGCGGTGGAATCAGTGGAGACGGTGGCGATGTCCCCGCGGGGCCCCCTGGCGGTGATGATGCTCAAGAAGGGAGCGGGTGGTGGGGCCGGGGCGGCCCGTGGGGGTCGCGGCTTCGCGACCGTCATGCGTCACCGGGGTGGCAACCAGCAGGTGGAGCTCGCCAACGGTCAGCGTTGGCACTTACCGCGTGGCAAGTCAGTTACGGATATTCCCGCTGAGGACAAGGTGGGGGATCAGCTTCAGGAGGCCGTCACCAAGGCGGCGAAGGAATGGGGGCCCGACAAGCTCTCGCGCGATGAGAGCAATGCCATCAAGAAGGCCCAGGATGAGGGTAGGTATTGGCTGGCTCGTTTGTTGGACCGAGAGGCGCGGGGTCGCTACGTGCAAGCCAAGGTGAGAGACCAATTCGGCCATCTGTACGACTTCAACCTGAGCAAGGGCGTCGACGTGATTGACCCGGCGACGTCCTACCAGTACGAGATTCTCTCCGGAACGGAGTCGAACATGGCGCGGCATGGCAGGCGCATGGCGGGTAGATTCTTCCGGATGCTTACCTTCTGA
- a CDS encoding cytochrome P450, whose amino-acid sequence MKDPLGFLRRCYARYGDVFTLREIGFGTEVMVSSPALLKELFTGPPEVLHAGEANERIFGSITGTQSSFILEEQAHLRRRRLLLPSFHGDRMHEYGDTMRRQTEKAVASWPLREEFALHPEMQSITLHVILHAVFGLGQAANDSTLEHLLTRTANEAVASMLLILPPLQRDLGRWSPWGRLLHLIHQMDEALLAEIARRRREGAKPEQRDILSLLLQARYENGEGLSDGELHDELVTLLMAGHETTGTSLTWAMECILSHPEVEQRLRAELDDVLGDEQLGHEHLTRLEYLDAVIKESIRYRPIMPTGGARLVKRPFSLGGYELPPGVWVINALSVVHHRSDLYPEPDVFRPERFLGRRVDPYEWTPFGGGVRRCLGMAFALYEMKVVLATVLRSARLELARSPVKARRRGFFIAPENGLPVRVLSRLRRAGDVPGTQEVATGGAPARSEDTMGWGA is encoded by the coding sequence TTGAAGGATCCCCTGGGGTTCCTGCGCAGGTGCTACGCGCGCTACGGAGACGTCTTCACCCTCCGGGAGATCGGGTTCGGGACCGAGGTCATGGTCTCGTCTCCAGCGCTTCTCAAGGAACTGTTCACGGGGCCACCGGAGGTGCTGCACGCGGGTGAGGCGAACGAGAGGATCTTCGGCAGCATCACCGGCACACAGAGCTCCTTCATCCTCGAGGAGCAGGCGCATCTGCGTCGGCGCAGGCTGCTGCTGCCGTCCTTCCACGGTGACCGGATGCACGAGTACGGCGACACCATGCGTCGCCAGACAGAGAAGGCCGTGGCCTCCTGGCCGCTGCGCGAGGAGTTCGCGTTGCACCCGGAGATGCAGAGCATCACCCTCCACGTCATCCTCCACGCCGTGTTCGGCCTGGGCCAGGCGGCGAATGATTCGACGCTCGAGCACCTGCTCACCCGCACGGCGAACGAGGCCGTGGCCTCCATGTTGCTCATACTACCGCCCCTGCAAAGGGATCTGGGCCGGTGGAGCCCGTGGGGCCGGCTGCTGCATCTGATCCACCAGATGGATGAGGCCCTGCTCGCGGAGATCGCCCGTCGACGGCGCGAAGGGGCGAAGCCCGAGCAGCGGGACATCCTCTCGCTGCTGTTGCAGGCCAGATATGAGAACGGCGAGGGTCTGAGCGATGGCGAGCTGCACGACGAGCTGGTCACGCTCCTGATGGCCGGTCACGAGACGACGGGCACCTCGTTGACGTGGGCGATGGAGTGCATCCTCTCACACCCGGAGGTGGAGCAGCGGCTGCGGGCCGAGCTGGACGACGTGCTCGGCGACGAGCAGCTTGGCCACGAGCACCTGACCCGGCTCGAGTACCTGGATGCGGTCATCAAGGAGTCCATCCGCTACCGCCCCATCATGCCGACCGGTGGCGCCCGATTGGTCAAGCGACCCTTCTCCCTGGGAGGATACGAGCTTCCCCCCGGCGTGTGGGTCATCAACGCGCTCAGCGTGGTGCACCACCGCTCGGACCTGTACCCCGAGCCCGACGTCTTCCGCCCCGAGCGGTTCCTGGGCCGCCGGGTGGACCCGTACGAGTGGACTCCCTTCGGGGGAGGCGTGCGCCGCTGTCTGGGTATGGCCTTCGCGCTGTATGAAATGAAGGTGGTGTTGGCCACGGTGTTGCGATCGGCGAGGCTCGAACTGGCGCGGTCCCCGGTGAAAGCCAGGCGCCGGGGATTCTTCATCGCGCCAGAGAATGGATTGCCGGTGCGAGTGCTCTCCAGGCTCCGCCGCGCGGGCGACGTACCAGGCACGCAGGAGGTCGCGACCGGCGGGGCCCCCGCTCGATCCGAGGACACGATGGGATGGGGGGCTTGA
- a CDS encoding alpha/beta hydrolase: MDHRRKSGPRRAISYQRFGGPGEGKKPLLLLHGGPGRPISDVGAFLNLPVGATLRAHYDIVYFDQRGAGASLLPEEKDPAYVKRHAQRYTVEQYVEDIEALRVALFGRERKVTVLGSSWGGFLGMEYVLRHPESVEAVMLGSFESTGRSTGDICGGFDRTLIAAEQRHAGLGGALARFRQAVADGKLLWHEGKPDQRALRLTDALGLALPYAMKARHAELAQALTQVVDGTPEGKALLEQLEPGEDVTVELGGSLPGHATYCQELMSTGYARQLAAEPPATLYCDNRAFARGLMKTCDGFRPRARFFDNGPRLATLRVPTLIFAGEKDPVTPWEPSSRTAALIPGATFILIDGGHSPFKEGGTCLANVVDRFARGERTFDLSCFRAEGGNGT; the protein is encoded by the coding sequence GTGGACCACCGGCGGAAGAGCGGGCCCCGGCGCGCCATCTCCTACCAGCGCTTCGGTGGGCCTGGAGAGGGGAAGAAACCCCTGCTCCTCCTACACGGTGGCCCGGGCCGTCCCATCAGCGACGTCGGAGCCTTCCTGAACCTACCGGTGGGGGCCACCCTCCGCGCTCATTACGACATCGTCTACTTCGACCAGCGGGGCGCGGGCGCATCACTCCTGCCCGAGGAGAAGGATCCGGCCTACGTGAAGCGCCATGCCCAGCGCTATACCGTCGAGCAGTACGTGGAGGACATCGAGGCGCTCCGCGTCGCGCTCTTCGGCCGGGAGCGGAAGGTGACGGTGCTGGGCTCCTCCTGGGGCGGCTTCCTCGGAATGGAATACGTGCTGCGCCACCCGGAGTCAGTGGAGGCGGTGATGCTCGGCTCGTTCGAGTCCACCGGGCGCTCCACGGGTGACATCTGTGGCGGCTTCGACCGGACCCTGATCGCCGCCGAGCAGCGACATGCCGGGCTCGGCGGCGCGCTGGCCCGGTTCCGCCAGGCGGTCGCGGACGGGAAGCTCCTCTGGCACGAAGGGAAGCCCGATCAGAGAGCGCTGCGTCTCACCGACGCCCTGGGGCTGGCCCTGCCCTACGCGATGAAGGCCCGCCACGCCGAGCTGGCCCAGGCGCTCACGCAGGTGGTGGACGGGACACCCGAGGGAAAGGCACTGCTCGAGCAGTTGGAGCCGGGGGAAGACGTGACGGTGGAGCTCGGCGGCTCACTTCCGGGGCACGCCACCTACTGTCAGGAGTTGATGAGCACCGGGTACGCGCGCCAACTGGCCGCGGAGCCTCCCGCGACGCTCTACTGTGACAACCGGGCATTCGCGCGTGGGTTGATGAAGACATGTGACGGCTTCCGGCCCCGCGCGCGCTTCTTCGACAACGGACCGAGGCTCGCCACGCTCCGGGTGCCCACGCTCATCTTCGCGGGCGAGAAGGACCCCGTCACTCCCTGGGAGCCCTCCTCGCGGACCGCGGCGCTCATCCCAGGTGCCACCTTCATCCTCATCGACGGTGGCCACTCCCCCTTCAAGGAAGGGGGTACGTGTCTGGCCAACGTGGTGGACCGCTTCGCCCGAGGCGAGCGCACCTTCGATCTGAGCTGCTTCCGCGCTGAAGGCGGAAACGGCACCTGA
- a CDS encoding methyl-accepting chemotaxis protein, which yields MSQETPTTLRFTRSLAAKLLAALCGVISIALCVLVLVVNHESSRVAEEQATQTAMQMAERHARIINAELDAAIISARTLAQAFAAQKIAGLADRRLADASLQRVLAENPKLLGLWTVWEPNAFDGLDAKYVNTPGTDSTGRYISYWNRGDGQIKLEPVVDYEKEGAGDYYLLARRSGNETIVNPYVYTVAGKPVLMTSVSVPILLEGKVIGVVGADLSLDQVQKQVSEITPFDTGYAVLVANNGTFVAHPSAERRGKPLGTSPAEELVKTALSSDSALTGRVSSEVLGTGTIEVVVPIRVGETVTPWALAVFAPLDKVLAPAHELRQFTLLLGVLSLLALGIAVLLVIRRITKPLETISSVATRIANGDLTVTLDHRSEDEIGVLADAFRSMRDRLSQVIGEVREGAAALSSAASQVSTTSQSLATSTSEQAATFEEMTSSLESMSVSIIKNADSSRQVEAIAHKGAVEAEESSRAVAETVEAMRQIASRISVIEEIAYQTNLLALNAAIEAARAGVQGRGFAVVASEVRKLAEGSQGAAKQIVTVASDSVKIAEKSSQRLRELVPAIGTTSHLVKDVAATSSEQSSSVGQLNKAMIELNGVTQRNAASAEELSSTAEEMAAQAQSLLRMVGFFRVGVADVHYVERLRSGEQPFSIPHARTAMRMPSPD from the coding sequence TCGCGTGTCGCCGAGGAGCAGGCGACCCAGACCGCCATGCAGATGGCCGAGCGCCATGCGCGGATCATCAACGCGGAGCTCGACGCCGCGATCATCTCCGCCCGGACGCTCGCGCAGGCGTTCGCGGCCCAGAAGATCGCCGGTCTGGCCGATCGCCGCCTCGCCGACGCGTCGCTCCAGAGGGTTCTCGCGGAGAACCCCAAGCTCCTCGGCCTCTGGACGGTGTGGGAGCCGAACGCGTTCGACGGGCTCGATGCGAAGTACGTGAATACGCCCGGCACGGACTCCACCGGACGCTACATCTCGTATTGGAACCGCGGCGATGGACAGATCAAGCTGGAGCCAGTGGTCGATTACGAGAAGGAAGGCGCGGGCGATTACTACCTCCTCGCGCGCAGGAGCGGGAACGAGACGATCGTCAATCCCTACGTCTACACCGTGGCCGGAAAGCCGGTGCTGATGACGAGTGTGTCCGTGCCGATCCTCCTCGAGGGCAAGGTCATCGGCGTCGTCGGTGCCGATCTCTCGCTCGACCAGGTCCAGAAGCAGGTCTCGGAGATCACCCCCTTCGATACGGGATACGCGGTGCTCGTTGCGAACAACGGCACGTTCGTCGCGCACCCGTCCGCGGAGCGACGCGGGAAGCCACTCGGCACCTCTCCCGCCGAGGAGCTCGTGAAGACCGCTCTGTCGAGCGACAGTGCTCTCACCGGGCGGGTCTCATCCGAGGTGCTCGGCACCGGGACGATCGAGGTGGTGGTCCCCATCCGCGTCGGTGAGACGGTGACGCCCTGGGCGCTCGCCGTCTTCGCCCCCCTCGACAAGGTGCTCGCACCGGCTCACGAGCTGAGACAATTCACGCTCCTTCTCGGAGTGCTCTCCCTCCTCGCGCTCGGCATCGCCGTCCTCCTCGTGATCCGCCGCATCACGAAGCCTCTCGAGACGATCTCCTCCGTCGCCACCCGGATCGCGAACGGCGATCTGACCGTTACCCTCGACCACCGGTCCGAGGATGAGATCGGCGTTCTCGCCGATGCGTTCCGCTCGATGCGCGACCGGCTGTCGCAGGTGATTGGCGAGGTCCGCGAAGGCGCGGCGGCGCTCTCGTCGGCCGCATCGCAGGTATCGACGACCTCACAGTCGCTCGCGACCAGCACGAGCGAACAGGCCGCCACCTTCGAGGAGATGACGAGCAGCCTCGAGTCCATGAGCGTATCCATCATCAAGAACGCCGACAGCAGCCGCCAGGTGGAGGCAATCGCTCACAAGGGAGCGGTCGAGGCCGAGGAGAGCAGCCGGGCGGTAGCCGAGACGGTGGAGGCGATGAGGCAGATCGCCTCGCGCATCTCCGTCATCGAGGAGATCGCCTATCAGACGAACCTGCTCGCGCTGAATGCCGCCATCGAGGCCGCGCGGGCGGGTGTGCAGGGAAGGGGCTTCGCGGTCGTCGCGTCCGAGGTTCGCAAGCTCGCGGAGGGAAGCCAGGGCGCCGCGAAGCAGATCGTCACGGTCGCGTCGGACAGCGTGAAGATCGCCGAGAAGTCGAGCCAACGGCTGCGAGAGCTCGTCCCGGCGATCGGCACGACGTCGCATCTGGTGAAGGACGTTGCCGCCACATCGAGCGAGCAGTCGTCGAGCGTCGGCCAGCTCAACAAGGCGATGATCGAGCTGAACGGGGTGACGCAGCGGAACGCGGCGTCGGCCGAGGAGCTGTCGAGCACCGCCGAGGAGATGGCGGCGCAGGCGCAGAGCCTGCTGCGAATGGTGGGCTTCTTCCGCGTGGGAGTGGCTGATGTCCACTACGTGGAGCGCCTCCGTTCCGGCGAGCAGCCCTTCTCGATCCCTCATGCTCGAACCGCCATGCGCATGCCGTCACCCGATTGA